The following are encoded together in the Gilvimarinus sp. DA14 genome:
- the gap gene encoding type I glyceraldehyde-3-phosphate dehydrogenase — MTIKVAINGYGRIGRNVLRALYESGYRDRIQVVAVNDLGDAELNAHLTKYDSVHGRFPGEVSVSGDKMIVNGDEIQITAERNPADLPWGKLGVDVVYECTGIFTSRDKAKSHLEAGAKKVIISAPGTDVDATVVYGVNNDVLKASDEIISNASCTTNCLAPVAKVLNDKFGIEQGSMTTIHAYTNDQHLSDVFHKDIYRARSATQSMIPTSTGAARAVGLVLPELNGKLDGMSVRVPTINVSLVDLNVLVKEDVTVEQVNAAMKEAAEKEMPGVLVYNDEPLVSIDFNHHPASSNFDSKQTKVMGGRWVKIMSWYDNEWGFSNRMLDNTIALMNAK; from the coding sequence ATGACCATTAAAGTAGCTATTAACGGTTACGGACGTATTGGCCGCAATGTGCTGCGTGCACTGTATGAGTCTGGCTACCGCGATCGCATTCAGGTTGTTGCGGTAAATGATTTGGGTGATGCTGAGCTGAATGCCCACCTGACCAAGTACGATTCAGTGCACGGCCGTTTCCCCGGCGAAGTATCCGTTAGTGGCGACAAAATGATCGTTAACGGCGACGAAATCCAAATTACCGCTGAGCGCAACCCCGCCGATTTGCCCTGGGGCAAACTGGGCGTTGACGTGGTTTACGAGTGCACCGGTATTTTCACCAGTCGTGACAAAGCCAAGTCTCATTTAGAAGCGGGCGCTAAGAAAGTTATTATTTCTGCTCCGGGCACCGATGTAGATGCCACCGTAGTTTACGGCGTAAACAACGACGTGCTGAAAGCGTCTGATGAAATCATTTCAAACGCATCTTGCACTACTAACTGCCTGGCCCCTGTAGCGAAAGTTCTGAATGACAAGTTTGGTATTGAGCAGGGCTCTATGACCACCATTCACGCCTACACTAATGATCAGCACCTGAGCGATGTATTCCACAAAGATATTTATCGCGCACGTTCTGCCACTCAGTCTATGATTCCGACCTCTACCGGTGCCGCCCGCGCCGTTGGCCTGGTGCTGCCCGAGCTGAACGGCAAGCTGGACGGTATGTCTGTTCGTGTGCCGACCATCAACGTATCTCTGGTTGATTTGAACGTGCTGGTTAAAGAAGACGTTACCGTTGAGCAGGTTAACGCGGCGATGAAAGAAGCGGCCGAAAAGGAAATGCCTGGTGTGTTGGTTTACAACGATGAGCCTCTGGTATCTATCGACTTTAACCACCATCCCGCGTCTTCAAACTTTGACTCTAAGCAAACCAAAGTAATGGGCGGCCGCTGGGTAAAAATTATGTCCTGGTATGACAACGAGTGGGGCTTCTCCAATCGTATGCTGGACAACACCATCGCACTGATGAACGCCAAGTAA